A window of the Odocoileus virginianus isolate 20LAN1187 ecotype Illinois chromosome 20, Ovbor_1.2, whole genome shotgun sequence genome harbors these coding sequences:
- the TULP2 gene encoding tubby-related protein 2 isoform X3: MSWKSDTWKKEALGDELAAMRLQKLEQQWRLFEKKQRRKRQEPLMVQANPDASLRLRRPKRREERFSAATDPLPGPRNPFLQENVPEAHLCTESHGILGTVSCGGDGSGEREPLLLATEAGSSDLELEEVSVEDVPALPPPCEEPPGTLLTRKGWPPHQRSGASAEDESKLQDVGNEYEVPSARSSPGMDGDSGLGDLASNKGEDLEEKKEEPEFTMRKSPGTAVDVVSEGARGVGSSDVGSSPHTPPCAPGPRLGEDMKAYVLRPAMRGRTVQCCISRDKSGVDKGMFPFYYLYLEAADGRKHFLLAGRKRKRSKTSNYLISLDPTDLSRDGDNFVGKVRSNVLGTKFSIFDNGVNPERKHFFPETARIREELAAVCYETNVLGFRGPRKMNVVIPEINAQNQRMCVQPENEQESLLSRLQRGARQGLVLLRNKAPSWNDKSGAYVLNFHGRVTRASVKNFQIVYPDDPDYLVLQFGRIAPDTFTMDFRFPLCPLQAFAICLSSFDGKLACE; this comes from the exons atgtcttgGAAAAGTGATACATGGAAGAAAGA GGCCCTGGGAGATGAGCTTGCCGCTATGAGACTGCAGAAGCTGGAACAGCAG TGGCGTCTGTTTGAGAAGAAGCAGCGACGGAAGCGCCAAGAGCCCCTCATGGTTCAGGCCAATCCTGACGCTTCACTGCGGCTGCGGAGACCGAAGCGGCGGGAGGAGCGCTTCTCGGCTGCCACCG accccctcccaggccccaggaACCCTTTCCTTCAGGAGAATGTGCCAGAGGCGCATTTGTGCACTGAATCCCACGGTATCCTGGGCACCGTGAGCTGCGGTGGAGATGGCAGTGGCGAGCGTGAACCTCTGTTACTGGCGACAGAAGCAG GCAGCTCTGATCTGGAGTTGGAGGAAGTCTCCGTGGAGGATGTTCCTGCCTTGCCGCCTCCTTGTGAAGAGcctccagggactcttctgaCACGCAAAGGTTGGCCACCCCACCAACGATCTG GCGCCAGTGCTGAGGACGAGAGCAAATTACAGGATGTTGGAAATGAATACGAAGTGCCCAGTGCCAGATCAAGCCCTGGAATGGATGGTGACAGTGGCCTTGGAGACTTGGCCTCCAACAAG GGTGAAGAcctggaagagaagaaagaagagccGGAGTTTACCATGAGGAAATCCCCAGGGACGGCCGTCGACGTGGTGTCCGAGGGCGCGCGCGGCGTGGGCAGCAGCGATGTGGGGAGCTCGCCCCACACGCCTCCCTGCGCCCCAGGCCCTCGGCTGGGCGAAGACATGAAAGCATATGTGCTGCGGCCAGCGATGCGCGGTCGCACGGTGCAGTGTTGCATCAGCCGCGACAAGAGCGGGGTAGACAAGGGCATGTTCCCTTTCTACTATCTCTACCTGGAGGCGGCTGATGGCCGGAAG CACTTCCTTCTGGCGGGGCGCAAGAGAAAAAGGAGCAAAACCTCTAATTACCTCATCTCTCTGGACCCTACAGACCTGTCTCGGGATGGGGACAATTTTGTGGGGAAAGTCAG ATCTAATGTCTTGGGCACCAAGTTCAGCATCTTCGACAATGGGGTGAATCcggaaaggaaacattttttcccGGAGACTGCTCGGATCAGGGAGGAGCTGGCGGCTGTATGTTAT GAGACCAACGTCTTGGGATTCCGAGGGCCCCGGAAAATGAATGTTGTTATTCCGGAAATCAACGCCCAGAACCAGAGAATGTGTGTCCAGCCAGAAAAT GAACAGGAATCGCTCCTGAGTCGCCTCCAACGGGGGGCCAGGCAGGGCCTGGTCCTGCTGCGAAATAAAGCCCCATCGTGGAACGACAAGAGCGGCGCCTACGTGCTCAATTTTCATGGTCGGGTCACGCGGGCCTCGGTCAAGAACTTCCAGATCGTTTATCCGGATGACC CGGACTACCTCGTGCTCCAGTTTGGTCGTATAGCCCCAGACACGTTCACCATGGACTTCCGCTTCCCACTTTGCCCACTCCAAGCCTTTGCCATCTGCTTGTCCAGTTTCGATGGGAAGCTAGCATGTGAGTAA
- the NUCB1 gene encoding nucleobindin-1 codes for MPASGPRAALFLLPSLLLLRAVLAVPLERGAPKEENPATESPDTGLYYHRYLQEVINVLETDGHFREKLQAANAEDIKSGKLSRELDFVSHHVRTKLDELKRQEVSRLRMLLKAKMDAQQEPNVQLDHLNLLKQFEHLDPQNQHTFEARDLELLIQTATRDLAQYDAAHHEEFKRYEMLKEHERRRYLESLGEEQRKEAERKLEEQQRRHREHPKVNVPGSQAQLKEVWEELDGLDPNRFNPKTFFILHDINSDGVLDEQELEALFTKELEKVYDPKNEDDDMREMEEERLRMREHVMKNVDTNQDRLVTLEEFLASTQRKEFGDTGEGWETVEMHPAYTEEELRRFEEELAAREAELNAKAQRLSQETEALGRSQGRLEAQKRELQQAVLQMEQRKQQQQSHNNPAPGPEGQLKFHPDTDDAPVPAPAGDQKDVDASEKKVPEQTPEPPQLDSQHL; via the exons ATGCCTGCCTCTGGGCCCCGTGcagccctcttcctcctgccgTCTCTACTGCTGCTGCGCGCTGTTCTGGCCGTGCCCCTGGAGCGGGGGGCTCCCAAGGAGGAAAATCCCGCGACCGAGAGCCCT GACACAGGCCTGTACTATCACCGGTACCTCCAGGAAGTCATCAACGTGCTGGAGACTGACGGGCACTTCCGGGAAAAGCTGCAGGCCGCCAACGCCGAGGACATCAAG AGTGGGAAGCTGAGCCGGGAGCTGGACTTCGTCAGCCACCATGTCCGCACCAAGCTGGACGAGCTCAAGCGGCAGGAGGTGTCTAGGTTGAGGATGCTGCTCAAGGCCAAGATGGACGCCCAGCAGGAGCCCA ATGTACAGTTGGATCACCTGAACCTCCTGAAGCAATTTGAACACCTGGACCCTCAGAATCAGCACACATTTGAGGCCCGGGACCTAGAGCTGTTGATCCAGACG GCCACTCGGGACCTGGCCCAGTACGACGCAGCCCATCATGAAGAGTTCAAACGCTACGAAATGCTCAAGGAACACGAGAGACGCCGTTATCTGGAGTCCCTGGGGGAAGAGCAGCGGAAGGAGGCGGAGAGGAAGCTGGAAGAGCAACAGCGCCGGCACCGAGAACACCCCAAAGTCAATGTGCCT GGCAGCCAAGCTCAGTTGAAGGAGGTGTGGGAGGAACTGGATGGATTGGACCCCAACAGGTTTAACCCCAAGACCTTCTTCATACTGCATG ATATCAACAGCGATGGTGTCCTGGATGAGCAGGAGCTGGAGGCCCTCTTCACCAAGGAG CTGGAGAAGGTGTACGACCCAAAGAATGAGGACGATGACATgcgggagatggaggaggagcgGCTGCGCATGCGTGAGCACGTGATGAAGAAT GTGGACACCAACCAGGACCGCCTCGTGACCCTGGAGGAGTTCCTCGCATCCACGCAGAGGAAGGAGTTTGGGGACACCGGGGAGGGCTGGGAG ACGGTAGAGATGCACCCTGCATACACGGAGGAGGAGCTGAGGCGTTTTGAGGAGGAGCTGGCTGCCCGGGAGGCAGAGCTCAATGCCAAGGCCCAGCGCCTCAGCCAGGAAACCGAGGCTCTGGGGCGTTCCCAGGGCCGCCTGGAGGCCCAGAAGAGAGAGCTGCAGCAG gctGTTCTGCAAATGGAACAgaggaaacagcagcagcaaagccACAACAACCCAGCCCCCGGCCCCGAGGGACAGCTGAAGTTCCACCCGGACACAG ATGATGCACCCGTCCCAGCTCCAGCCGGTGACCAGAAGGATGTGGATGCTTCAGAAAAGAAGGTCCCAGAACAGACCCCTGAGCCTCCCCAGCTGGATTCACAGCACCTGTGA
- the TULP2 gene encoding tubby-related protein 2 isoform X1: MGKGSWATGVPCLLSLRACTSLRALGDELAAMRLQKLEQQWRLFEKKQRRKRQEPLMVQANPDASLRLRRPKRREERFSAATDPLPGPRNPFLQENVPEAHLCTESHGILGTVSCGGDGSGEREPLLLATEAGSSDLELEEVSVEDVPALPPPCEEPPGTLLTRKGWPPHQRSGASAEDESKLQDVGNEYEVPSARSSPGMDGDSGLGDLASNKGEDLEEKKEEPEFTMRKSPGTAVDVVSEGARGVGSSDVGSSPHTPPCAPGPRLGEDMKAYVLRPAMRGRTVQCCISRDKSGVDKGMFPFYYLYLEAADGRKHFLLAGRKRKRSKTSNYLISLDPTDLSRDGDNFVGKVRSNVLGTKFSIFDNGVNPERKHFFPETARIREELAAVCYETNVLGFRGPRKMNVVIPEINAQNQRMCVQPENEQESLLSRLQRGARQGLVLLRNKAPSWNDKSGAYVLNFHGRVTRASVKNFQIVYPDDPDYLVLQFGRIAPDTFTMDFRFPLCPLQAFAICLSSFDGKLACE, encoded by the exons ATGGGGAAGGGCTCTTGGGCAACGGGGGTGCCCTGCTTGCTGTCACTACGAGCCTGCACCTCTCTCAGGGCCCTGGGAGATGAGCTTGCCGCTATGAGACTGCAGAAGCTGGAACAGCAG TGGCGTCTGTTTGAGAAGAAGCAGCGACGGAAGCGCCAAGAGCCCCTCATGGTTCAGGCCAATCCTGACGCTTCACTGCGGCTGCGGAGACCGAAGCGGCGGGAGGAGCGCTTCTCGGCTGCCACCG accccctcccaggccccaggaACCCTTTCCTTCAGGAGAATGTGCCAGAGGCGCATTTGTGCACTGAATCCCACGGTATCCTGGGCACCGTGAGCTGCGGTGGAGATGGCAGTGGCGAGCGTGAACCTCTGTTACTGGCGACAGAAGCAG GCAGCTCTGATCTGGAGTTGGAGGAAGTCTCCGTGGAGGATGTTCCTGCCTTGCCGCCTCCTTGTGAAGAGcctccagggactcttctgaCACGCAAAGGTTGGCCACCCCACCAACGATCTG GCGCCAGTGCTGAGGACGAGAGCAAATTACAGGATGTTGGAAATGAATACGAAGTGCCCAGTGCCAGATCAAGCCCTGGAATGGATGGTGACAGTGGCCTTGGAGACTTGGCCTCCAACAAG GGTGAAGAcctggaagagaagaaagaagagccGGAGTTTACCATGAGGAAATCCCCAGGGACGGCCGTCGACGTGGTGTCCGAGGGCGCGCGCGGCGTGGGCAGCAGCGATGTGGGGAGCTCGCCCCACACGCCTCCCTGCGCCCCAGGCCCTCGGCTGGGCGAAGACATGAAAGCATATGTGCTGCGGCCAGCGATGCGCGGTCGCACGGTGCAGTGTTGCATCAGCCGCGACAAGAGCGGGGTAGACAAGGGCATGTTCCCTTTCTACTATCTCTACCTGGAGGCGGCTGATGGCCGGAAG CACTTCCTTCTGGCGGGGCGCAAGAGAAAAAGGAGCAAAACCTCTAATTACCTCATCTCTCTGGACCCTACAGACCTGTCTCGGGATGGGGACAATTTTGTGGGGAAAGTCAG ATCTAATGTCTTGGGCACCAAGTTCAGCATCTTCGACAATGGGGTGAATCcggaaaggaaacattttttcccGGAGACTGCTCGGATCAGGGAGGAGCTGGCGGCTGTATGTTAT GAGACCAACGTCTTGGGATTCCGAGGGCCCCGGAAAATGAATGTTGTTATTCCGGAAATCAACGCCCAGAACCAGAGAATGTGTGTCCAGCCAGAAAAT GAACAGGAATCGCTCCTGAGTCGCCTCCAACGGGGGGCCAGGCAGGGCCTGGTCCTGCTGCGAAATAAAGCCCCATCGTGGAACGACAAGAGCGGCGCCTACGTGCTCAATTTTCATGGTCGGGTCACGCGGGCCTCGGTCAAGAACTTCCAGATCGTTTATCCGGATGACC CGGACTACCTCGTGCTCCAGTTTGGTCGTATAGCCCCAGACACGTTCACCATGGACTTCCGCTTCCCACTTTGCCCACTCCAAGCCTTTGCCATCTGCTTGTCCAGTTTCGATGGGAAGCTAGCATGTGAGTAA
- the TULP2 gene encoding tubby-related protein 2 isoform X2 produces the protein MGKGSWATGVPCLLSLRACTSLRALGDELAAMRLQKLEQQWRLFEKKQRRKRQEPLMVQANPDASLRLRRPKRREERFSAATDPLPGPRNPFLQENVPEAHLCTESHGILGTVSCGGDGSGEREPLLLATEAGSSDLELEEVSVEDVPALPPPCEEPPGTLLTRKGASAEDESKLQDVGNEYEVPSARSSPGMDGDSGLGDLASNKGEDLEEKKEEPEFTMRKSPGTAVDVVSEGARGVGSSDVGSSPHTPPCAPGPRLGEDMKAYVLRPAMRGRTVQCCISRDKSGVDKGMFPFYYLYLEAADGRKHFLLAGRKRKRSKTSNYLISLDPTDLSRDGDNFVGKVRSNVLGTKFSIFDNGVNPERKHFFPETARIREELAAVCYETNVLGFRGPRKMNVVIPEINAQNQRMCVQPENEQESLLSRLQRGARQGLVLLRNKAPSWNDKSGAYVLNFHGRVTRASVKNFQIVYPDDPDYLVLQFGRIAPDTFTMDFRFPLCPLQAFAICLSSFDGKLACE, from the exons ATGGGGAAGGGCTCTTGGGCAACGGGGGTGCCCTGCTTGCTGTCACTACGAGCCTGCACCTCTCTCAGGGCCCTGGGAGATGAGCTTGCCGCTATGAGACTGCAGAAGCTGGAACAGCAG TGGCGTCTGTTTGAGAAGAAGCAGCGACGGAAGCGCCAAGAGCCCCTCATGGTTCAGGCCAATCCTGACGCTTCACTGCGGCTGCGGAGACCGAAGCGGCGGGAGGAGCGCTTCTCGGCTGCCACCG accccctcccaggccccaggaACCCTTTCCTTCAGGAGAATGTGCCAGAGGCGCATTTGTGCACTGAATCCCACGGTATCCTGGGCACCGTGAGCTGCGGTGGAGATGGCAGTGGCGAGCGTGAACCTCTGTTACTGGCGACAGAAGCAG GCAGCTCTGATCTGGAGTTGGAGGAAGTCTCCGTGGAGGATGTTCCTGCCTTGCCGCCTCCTTGTGAAGAGcctccagggactcttctgaCACGCAAAG GCGCCAGTGCTGAGGACGAGAGCAAATTACAGGATGTTGGAAATGAATACGAAGTGCCCAGTGCCAGATCAAGCCCTGGAATGGATGGTGACAGTGGCCTTGGAGACTTGGCCTCCAACAAG GGTGAAGAcctggaagagaagaaagaagagccGGAGTTTACCATGAGGAAATCCCCAGGGACGGCCGTCGACGTGGTGTCCGAGGGCGCGCGCGGCGTGGGCAGCAGCGATGTGGGGAGCTCGCCCCACACGCCTCCCTGCGCCCCAGGCCCTCGGCTGGGCGAAGACATGAAAGCATATGTGCTGCGGCCAGCGATGCGCGGTCGCACGGTGCAGTGTTGCATCAGCCGCGACAAGAGCGGGGTAGACAAGGGCATGTTCCCTTTCTACTATCTCTACCTGGAGGCGGCTGATGGCCGGAAG CACTTCCTTCTGGCGGGGCGCAAGAGAAAAAGGAGCAAAACCTCTAATTACCTCATCTCTCTGGACCCTACAGACCTGTCTCGGGATGGGGACAATTTTGTGGGGAAAGTCAG ATCTAATGTCTTGGGCACCAAGTTCAGCATCTTCGACAATGGGGTGAATCcggaaaggaaacattttttcccGGAGACTGCTCGGATCAGGGAGGAGCTGGCGGCTGTATGTTAT GAGACCAACGTCTTGGGATTCCGAGGGCCCCGGAAAATGAATGTTGTTATTCCGGAAATCAACGCCCAGAACCAGAGAATGTGTGTCCAGCCAGAAAAT GAACAGGAATCGCTCCTGAGTCGCCTCCAACGGGGGGCCAGGCAGGGCCTGGTCCTGCTGCGAAATAAAGCCCCATCGTGGAACGACAAGAGCGGCGCCTACGTGCTCAATTTTCATGGTCGGGTCACGCGGGCCTCGGTCAAGAACTTCCAGATCGTTTATCCGGATGACC CGGACTACCTCGTGCTCCAGTTTGGTCGTATAGCCCCAGACACGTTCACCATGGACTTCCGCTTCCCACTTTGCCCACTCCAAGCCTTTGCCATCTGCTTGTCCAGTTTCGATGGGAAGCTAGCATGTGAGTAA
- the PPP1R15A gene encoding protein phosphatase 1 regulatory subunit 15A has product MAPGQMPHQPAHWIGTHPFFLLSPLMGLLSRAWSLLRGPGPPEPWLVEAVTKADQGGAGLEDEAKASLATYHAPWSRHPQEETEDSGAAEEDGEASPGAYPDLEAEHSLPEVWGLSDDDDYEKYGGEEATGVPREQEEFMDGQPALLSLSLLIRSLPDLPGEEESKEEAVTGGKEVTAFSFPLSHWECCPGEEEEEGEENGEAIRVCGPVNGATGEGTETEAATKTSMSPSSVGSHLRAWECCLGEEPEEEEKDKQAEKGDADPGPHSTSLAQRPSLRTWQHPSSVITEEEEDSDSEETGASSSVPPTSAFLSAWVYRPGEDTEEEDEEEEDCDSEASEDEGEAEVSSSIPPTSAFLRAWVYQPGEDTEEEEDCDSEATEDEGEAEVSSSIPPTSAFLSAWVYRPGEDTEEEEDCDSEATEDEGEAEVSSSISLTSTFLSAWVYQPGEDTEEEDEYEDEDDESGAADLGPSPSLQTQSALLRDQIYQPGDKTDGGEAAEKWGEAEPCPFRVAIYLPGEKPPLPWAPPRLPLRLQRRLKSAQTPTRHPDLEPLPKTRKVRFSEKVSVHPLVVWAGPAQAARRGPWEQFARDRSRFARRIAQVQEELGPYLTPAARARAWARLGNPPTSLATVPAPTWTSPMSPIQATPLSHALASPSPPCVSPSLDLSGRRG; this is encoded by the exons ATGGCTCCAGGCCAAATGCCCCATCAGCCTGCCCACTGGATAGGTACccaccccttcttcctcctgtccCCACTGATGGGCCTTCTTAGCCGGGCGTGGAGCCTCCTGAGGGGCCCAGGACCTCCAGAGCCCTGGCTAGTGGAAGCAGTAACCAAAGCAGATCAAGGAGGAGCTGGCCTGGAGGATGAAGCAAAGGCTTCTCTGGCCACCTACCATGCCCCCTGGAGCAGGCACCCTCAAGAGGAGACCGAAGACAGTGGAGCAGCTGAGGAGGATGGAGAAGCCTCCCCGGGGGCCTACCCTGACCTGGAAGCCGAGCATTCTCTTCCCGAAGTCTGGGGACTTTCAGATGATGATGATTATGAAAAGTATGGTGGGGAAGAAGCAACTGGTGTCCCTAGAGAGCAGGAAGAATTTATGGATGGCCAGCCTGCTCTCCTGTCCCTCAGCCTTCTGATAAGATCTCTGCCGGACCTTCCTGGGGAGGAGGAATCAAAGGAAGAAGCGGTTACTGGAGGTAAAGAAGTGACCGCgttctcttttcctctgtcaCACTGGGAGTGTTgcccaggggaggaggaagaagaaggggaggagaatGGAGAAGCCATTAGGGTGTGCGGCCCAGTAAATGGAGCCACAGGAGAAGGAACAGAGACTGAAGCAGCCACGAAGACCTCCATGTCCCCCTCATCTGTAggctcccacctcagggcctgggAATGTTGTTTGGGAGAGGagcctgaggaggaggagaaggacaaACAGGCTGAGAAAGGAGATGCTGATCCAGGGCCACACTCCACAAGTCTAGCCCAGAGGCCCTCACTCAGGACCTGGCAGCATCCATCCAGTGTGatcacagaggaggaagaggacagTGATTCAGAGGAAACGGGGGCTTCCTCTTCTGTCCCACCCACAAGTGCCTTCCTGAGCGCCTGGGTGTATCGACCAGGAGAAGACAcagaggaggaggatgaagaggaggaggactgTGATTCAGAAGCATCTGAAGATGAGGGAGAAGCCGAGGTCTCCTCTTCCATCCCACCCACAAGTGCCTTCCTGAGGGCCTGGGTGTATCAGCCAGGAGAAGACACGGAGGAAGAGGAGGACTGTGATTCAGAAGCAACTGAAGATGAGGGAGAAGCCGAAGTCTCCTCTTCCATCCCACCCACAAGTGCCTTCCTGAGCGCCTGGGTGTATCGGCCAGGAGAAGACACGGAGGAAGAGGAGGACTGTGATTCAGAAGCAACTGAAGATGAGGGAGAAGCCGAGGTCTCCTCTTCCATCTCTCTGACAAGTACCTTCCTGAGCGCCTGGGTGTATCAACCAGGAGAAGACACAGAGGAAGAAGATGAGTATGAGGATGAAGATGATGAATCAGGAGCAGCTGACTTGGGACCCAGCCCCTCCCTTCAGACCCAGAGTGCCCTTCTCAGGGACCAGATTTATCAGCCTGGAGACAAAACAGACGGAGGGGAAGCTGCTGAGAAGTGGGGAGAGGCTGAGCCCTGCCCCTTCCGAGTGGCCATCTATCTGCctggagagaagcccccacttcCCTGGGCTCCTCCTCGGCTGCCCCTCCGACTACAAAGACGGCTCAAGTCTGCACAAACCCCCACCAGGCATCCGGACCTTGAACCTCTCCCAAAGACCAGAAAG GTGCGCTTCTCTGAGAAGGTCTCCGTCCATCCCCTGGTTGTCTGGGCAGGACCGGCCCAGGCTGCCCGCAGAGGCCCCTGGGAGCAGTTCGCCCGGGATCGAAGCCGCTTCGCCCGACGTATCGCCCAGGTCCAAGAGGAGCTGGGTCCCTACCTCACCCCTGCTGCCCGGGCCAGGGCCTGGGCACGTCTTGGGAACCCTCCCACTTCCCTGGCCACCGTCCCTGCCCCTACCTGGACCTCGCCGATGTCCCCGATCCAGGCTACGCCCTTGAGTCACGCTCtggcctctccctcccctccctgtgtGTCTCCTAGCCTAGACCTCAGTGGGAGGCGTGGCTAA
- the TULP2 gene encoding tubby-related protein 2 isoform X4 — MRLQKLEQQWRLFEKKQRRKRQEPLMVQANPDASLRLRRPKRREERFSAATDPLPGPRNPFLQENVPEAHLCTESHGILGTVSCGGDGSGEREPLLLATEAGSSDLELEEVSVEDVPALPPPCEEPPGTLLTRKGWPPHQRSGASAEDESKLQDVGNEYEVPSARSSPGMDGDSGLGDLASNKGEDLEEKKEEPEFTMRKSPGTAVDVVSEGARGVGSSDVGSSPHTPPCAPGPRLGEDMKAYVLRPAMRGRTVQCCISRDKSGVDKGMFPFYYLYLEAADGRKHFLLAGRKRKRSKTSNYLISLDPTDLSRDGDNFVGKVRSNVLGTKFSIFDNGVNPERKHFFPETARIREELAAVCYETNVLGFRGPRKMNVVIPEINAQNQRMCVQPENEQESLLSRLQRGARQGLVLLRNKAPSWNDKSGAYVLNFHGRVTRASVKNFQIVYPDDPDYLVLQFGRIAPDTFTMDFRFPLCPLQAFAICLSSFDGKLACE, encoded by the exons ATGAGACTGCAGAAGCTGGAACAGCAG TGGCGTCTGTTTGAGAAGAAGCAGCGACGGAAGCGCCAAGAGCCCCTCATGGTTCAGGCCAATCCTGACGCTTCACTGCGGCTGCGGAGACCGAAGCGGCGGGAGGAGCGCTTCTCGGCTGCCACCG accccctcccaggccccaggaACCCTTTCCTTCAGGAGAATGTGCCAGAGGCGCATTTGTGCACTGAATCCCACGGTATCCTGGGCACCGTGAGCTGCGGTGGAGATGGCAGTGGCGAGCGTGAACCTCTGTTACTGGCGACAGAAGCAG GCAGCTCTGATCTGGAGTTGGAGGAAGTCTCCGTGGAGGATGTTCCTGCCTTGCCGCCTCCTTGTGAAGAGcctccagggactcttctgaCACGCAAAGGTTGGCCACCCCACCAACGATCTG GCGCCAGTGCTGAGGACGAGAGCAAATTACAGGATGTTGGAAATGAATACGAAGTGCCCAGTGCCAGATCAAGCCCTGGAATGGATGGTGACAGTGGCCTTGGAGACTTGGCCTCCAACAAG GGTGAAGAcctggaagagaagaaagaagagccGGAGTTTACCATGAGGAAATCCCCAGGGACGGCCGTCGACGTGGTGTCCGAGGGCGCGCGCGGCGTGGGCAGCAGCGATGTGGGGAGCTCGCCCCACACGCCTCCCTGCGCCCCAGGCCCTCGGCTGGGCGAAGACATGAAAGCATATGTGCTGCGGCCAGCGATGCGCGGTCGCACGGTGCAGTGTTGCATCAGCCGCGACAAGAGCGGGGTAGACAAGGGCATGTTCCCTTTCTACTATCTCTACCTGGAGGCGGCTGATGGCCGGAAG CACTTCCTTCTGGCGGGGCGCAAGAGAAAAAGGAGCAAAACCTCTAATTACCTCATCTCTCTGGACCCTACAGACCTGTCTCGGGATGGGGACAATTTTGTGGGGAAAGTCAG ATCTAATGTCTTGGGCACCAAGTTCAGCATCTTCGACAATGGGGTGAATCcggaaaggaaacattttttcccGGAGACTGCTCGGATCAGGGAGGAGCTGGCGGCTGTATGTTAT GAGACCAACGTCTTGGGATTCCGAGGGCCCCGGAAAATGAATGTTGTTATTCCGGAAATCAACGCCCAGAACCAGAGAATGTGTGTCCAGCCAGAAAAT GAACAGGAATCGCTCCTGAGTCGCCTCCAACGGGGGGCCAGGCAGGGCCTGGTCCTGCTGCGAAATAAAGCCCCATCGTGGAACGACAAGAGCGGCGCCTACGTGCTCAATTTTCATGGTCGGGTCACGCGGGCCTCGGTCAAGAACTTCCAGATCGTTTATCCGGATGACC CGGACTACCTCGTGCTCCAGTTTGGTCGTATAGCCCCAGACACGTTCACCATGGACTTCCGCTTCCCACTTTGCCCACTCCAAGCCTTTGCCATCTGCTTGTCCAGTTTCGATGGGAAGCTAGCATGTGAGTAA